One region of Halohasta litchfieldiae genomic DNA includes:
- a CDS encoding alpha/beta fold hydrolase produces MTYADSDGCSIYYDVDAAAPDAETVVFVGDLALGAWQWGWQYNALAGLFETIVYDHRGCGRSDSPDGPYSMADLVDDLEAVLVDANVRRAHLVGCGLGGCVALAAARHTSRAESLTLIGTPASGEAFDPSDIRADPADTNGLRASTTALLSTEFCEAHPEVVDRIVDWRADEDAPPAVQQAQLAAIEGFDAEPLYEITRPALVVAGGDDRVVDGEASQRLAEDLPKGEFLEYPEAGHLLTVERSAAVNDELVGFLESSGERSK; encoded by the coding sequence ATGACGTACGCAGATTCGGATGGCTGTTCGATCTACTACGACGTCGACGCCGCCGCTCCCGACGCAGAAACCGTCGTCTTCGTCGGTGACCTCGCTCTCGGCGCGTGGCAATGGGGCTGGCAGTACAACGCCCTCGCTGGCCTCTTCGAGACTATCGTCTACGATCACCGCGGCTGTGGCCGATCAGATTCCCCTGACGGCCCATACTCGATGGCCGATCTGGTCGACGATCTGGAAGCCGTCTTGGTCGACGCGAACGTTCGCCGCGCCCACCTCGTCGGCTGTGGCCTCGGCGGCTGTGTGGCCCTCGCCGCGGCCCGCCACACCAGCCGCGCCGAGAGCCTCACGCTGATCGGCACCCCAGCCTCGGGCGAGGCGTTCGATCCATCCGACATCCGGGCAGATCCTGCCGATACCAACGGTCTCCGAGCCTCGACGACTGCGCTGCTGTCGACCGAATTCTGCGAGGCACACCCCGAAGTCGTCGACCGAATCGTCGACTGGCGAGCAGACGAAGACGCTCCCCCCGCGGTCCAGCAGGCCCAACTGGCCGCCATCGAAGGGTTCGATGCCGAGCCACTGTACGAGATCACGCGTCCGGCGCTCGTCGTCGCCGGGGGCGACGATAGGGTTGTCGACGGCGAGGCGAGCCAGCGGTTGGCCGAGGACCTCCCAAAGGGCGAGTTTCTAGAGTACCCCGAGGCTGGCCACCTGCTTACCGTCGAGCGGTCGGCGGCGGTCAACGACGAGTTGGTCGGGTTTCTGGAGTCGAGCGGTGAGAGAAGTAAGTAG
- a CDS encoding PD-(D/E)XK nuclease domain-containing protein — protein sequence MRQTFSTISHKEYPEDDESIVATLILIKDNDKIQIRITKETGEIQNNEVQITSKEILDLGDVNVKTLSTIRERTNTWIQSESKAAIFEEFDDVEGEYERISYTQNTGRGFSNTSSKVVEGKSESSFDEIRFSIAEEGISFDFPEDGGHGSVWIPSADELEYGPKNISNADLFNKTLFDFFQLRFPNEILSDASKLASPEDDAISYVERIFDRFGAVVRQLDERQRDREPLLVKDEYDVQYILQALLKINFDDVRTESHTEQHSTVNPRVDFLLETNKIGIEVKLASESMNKKRILKDLAKDKEQYRNSSKIETLLCFIYDPDYIIKNPAELESDLSGSRDNLKTTVTVTH from the coding sequence ATGAGACAGACATTCAGTACTATTTCCCACAAAGAATATCCTGAAGACGATGAGTCGATAGTAGCTACGTTAATTCTAATAAAAGATAACGATAAAATTCAAATTCGGATAACAAAAGAAACCGGTGAAATTCAGAACAATGAAGTACAGATTACATCAAAAGAAATTTTAGATCTTGGTGATGTTAATGTGAAGACACTAAGCACTATCAGGGAGCGAACAAATACGTGGATTCAGTCAGAGAGCAAGGCAGCAATTTTCGAAGAATTTGATGACGTAGAAGGCGAATACGAGCGAATCAGTTATACTCAAAATACCGGGAGAGGATTTAGTAACACCTCATCGAAAGTTGTAGAGGGAAAATCTGAAAGCTCGTTTGATGAGATCCGTTTTTCTATTGCTGAAGAAGGCATATCATTCGATTTTCCAGAGGATGGCGGACATGGAAGTGTTTGGATACCAAGCGCTGACGAATTAGAATATGGTCCTAAAAACATTTCAAATGCAGACCTTTTCAATAAGACTCTTTTCGATTTCTTTCAATTAAGATTTCCTAACGAAATTTTATCTGATGCATCTAAATTAGCATCTCCCGAAGATGATGCTATTTCATATGTTGAGAGAATTTTCGATAGATTTGGTGCTGTAGTTCGACAGCTGGATGAACGACAGAGAGACCGGGAGCCGCTACTTGTTAAGGATGAATATGATGTCCAATACATACTCCAAGCGTTACTCAAAATCAACTTCGATGATGTTAGAACAGAGTCTCACACAGAGCAACATTCAACGGTCAATCCACGTGTTGACTTTCTGCTTGAGACTAATAAAATTGGTATAGAAGTGAAGTTGGCATCAGAATCGATGAATAAAAAGAGGATTCTGAAGGACCTAGCGAAGGATAAGGAACAGTACCGTAACTCCTCGAAAATAGAAACTTTGCTCTGCTTTATTTACGATCCGGATTATATCATAAAGAATCCTGCTGAGCTTGAGTCTGACCTATCAGGATCACGTGACAATCTCAAAACCACTGTTACAGTGACTCATTGA
- a CDS encoding ABC transporter ATP-binding protein has product MSDTDTTADVSPAEQSTVDESTADGSTTDESTTEQADEPEIVLEVEDLQKSFGGLVATDHATFEVERGTITGLIGPNGAGKSTIFNLISGFYESDGGTVTVNGTDVTNREPYEVAEQGLIRTFQTPRKLEGMTVREAMLIGPRNQPGESFLTLFTDPATVNEAESANLADAQRILEEFEIDHLATQPATDISGGQMKLVELARAMLAEPEILLLDEPVAGVNPTLRNTLAEQIRRLNEQGTTFLLIEHDMEFVMSLADPVVVLNQGSVLMEGKPDEVQSNDRVIEAYLGGGT; this is encoded by the coding sequence ATGAGTGATACTGACACTACAGCCGACGTATCTCCAGCCGAACAGTCGACGGTCGACGAGTCGACAGCCGACGGATCGACCACTGACGAGTCGACCACTGAGCAGGCCGACGAACCGGAAATCGTCCTCGAAGTCGAGGATCTACAGAAATCCTTCGGTGGCCTCGTTGCCACCGACCACGCGACCTTCGAGGTCGAACGCGGCACGATCACCGGACTGATCGGCCCGAACGGGGCTGGGAAGTCGACGATCTTCAACCTCATTTCGGGGTTCTACGAGTCGGATGGTGGCACTGTCACGGTCAACGGAACCGACGTGACCAACAGGGAACCCTACGAGGTGGCCGAACAGGGCCTGATTCGGACGTTCCAGACGCCCCGAAAACTGGAGGGGATGACCGTCCGCGAAGCGATGCTCATCGGACCACGAAACCAGCCCGGTGAGTCGTTTCTCACGCTGTTTACCGATCCGGCCACCGTCAACGAAGCCGAATCAGCAAATCTGGCTGACGCCCAACGGATCCTCGAAGAGTTCGAGATCGACCATCTCGCCACCCAGCCCGCGACCGACATTTCGGGTGGCCAGATGAAACTCGTCGAGCTGGCGCGTGCGATGCTTGCCGAACCCGAGATTCTGCTGCTCGACGAGCCGGTCGCGGGTGTCAATCCGACGCTCAGAAACACGCTGGCCGAGCAGATCCGTCGACTCAACGAGCAGGGGACGACGTTCCTCCTGATCGAACACGACATGGAGTTCGTGATGAGCCTCGCGGACCCGGTGGTCGTGCTCAATCAGGGCAGCGTTCTGATGGAGGGCAAGCCAGACGAGGTCCAGAGTAACGACCGTGTTATCGAGGCGTATCTCGGAGGTGGCACATGA
- a CDS encoding aldehyde dehydrogenase family protein has translation METFEHYIDGEWVEGDETFTSTNPATGEALGEFPRGTDEDVDRAIAAADEAADEWRNLSYPNRAEYLWDVYEELKDRTDELGELVTRECGKEINEGRADIVEAAHMVEWAAGNARHPHGDVVPSEIGSKDAYMRRKPRGVVGCITPWNFPIAIPFWHMAVALVEGNTVVWKPAEQTPRCAQAIAELMVDAGIPDGVFNMIQGYGDAGAAIVDHDDVATVLFTGSAEVGHHIADQVGGTPGKLAACEMGGKNAVVITDEADLDLAVPAAVLSGFKTTGQRCVSAERLIVHTDVYEEFKERYVAAAERVAVGDPLDEDTFMGPLIEAEHKEKVLAGNERAREEGANVLVDRGELSEEEIPEGHEDGHWTGPFVYEIEYDESLECIREEVFGPHVALIEYDGDIERAVELQNATPYGLAGSIISEDYRQINYYRDHADLGLAYGNLPCIGAEVQLPFGGVKKSGNGYPSAREVIEAVTERTAWTLNNAPEIELAQGLSADVKTDDD, from the coding sequence ATGGAGACGTTCGAACACTATATTGACGGCGAGTGGGTCGAGGGCGACGAGACATTCACGAGCACCAATCCAGCGACGGGTGAGGCGTTGGGCGAATTCCCACGGGGCACTGACGAAGACGTCGACCGAGCTATCGCCGCGGCCGACGAGGCAGCCGACGAGTGGCGCAACCTCTCGTATCCGAACCGCGCGGAGTATCTCTGGGATGTCTACGAAGAACTAAAGGATAGAACCGACGAACTCGGCGAACTCGTCACCCGCGAGTGTGGCAAGGAGATCAACGAGGGCCGGGCCGACATCGTCGAGGCCGCCCACATGGTCGAATGGGCCGCCGGCAACGCCCGCCATCCCCACGGCGATGTCGTCCCCTCCGAAATCGGCTCGAAAGATGCCTACATGCGGCGGAAACCCCGCGGCGTCGTCGGCTGTATCACACCGTGGAACTTCCCGATTGCAATTCCGTTCTGGCATATGGCTGTGGCACTCGTCGAGGGGAACACGGTCGTCTGGAAGCCCGCCGAACAGACGCCACGCTGTGCCCAAGCCATTGCCGAACTCATGGTCGACGCCGGGATTCCGGATGGCGTGTTCAACATGATTCAGGGGTACGGCGACGCCGGAGCCGCCATCGTCGACCACGACGACGTGGCGACAGTCCTCTTTACGGGCAGCGCCGAGGTCGGCCATCATATCGCCGATCAGGTCGGTGGGACGCCCGGCAAACTCGCGGCCTGTGAGATGGGCGGCAAAAACGCGGTCGTCATCACCGATGAGGCGGATCTCGATCTCGCTGTTCCGGCGGCTGTGCTGTCGGGGTTCAAAACGACAGGCCAGCGCTGTGTGTCGGCCGAGCGGCTCATCGTCCACACCGATGTCTACGAGGAGTTCAAAGAACGGTATGTCGCCGCAGCCGAGCGAGTTGCGGTCGGAGATCCGCTCGACGAAGACACGTTCATGGGACCACTGATCGAGGCCGAACACAAGGAGAAGGTGCTGGCTGGCAACGAGCGGGCCCGCGAGGAGGGCGCGAACGTGTTGGTCGACCGCGGCGAACTCAGTGAGGAAGAAATTCCAGAGGGCCACGAAGATGGCCACTGGACCGGCCCGTTCGTCTACGAAATCGAGTACGACGAGTCGCTCGAATGTATCCGCGAGGAGGTCTTCGGCCCCCACGTCGCGCTCATCGAGTACGACGGCGATATCGAGCGCGCCGTCGAACTGCAGAACGCGACCCCCTACGGGCTTGCGGGCTCGATTATCTCCGAGGACTACAGACAAATCAACTACTACCGCGATCACGCCGACCTCGGACTGGCCTACGGGAACCTCCCGTGTATCGGTGCGGAAGTCCAACTGCCGTTCGGCGGCGTCAAGAAATCCGGCAACGGCTACCCCTCGGCCCGTGAAGTCATCGAAGCCGTCACCGAGCGGACCGCGTGGACACTGAACAACGCGCCCGAAATCGAGTTGGCGCAGGGCCTGTCGGCTGACGTGAAGACCGACGACGACTGA
- a CDS encoding branched-chain amino acid ABC transporter permease — protein sequence MSLREDAVDYWSDLTRAEQGVSGSIALFAAVLLVGLVTGGLNPTYFLFLVGLAGMYALMSLGLNSQWGFSGLINFSVAAFFGIGAYGAALMTSDSSPILGGFDPILGLVVALSVAAVMAVLIGIPTLRLRADYLAIASLGLAEVVRLLVLNERQWTNGSGGVRGIPRFFENWPILSTFPEAMPVIEIAVPRIGFSIPGLFGIIPGLDVVILSGSLIVLDSPFYQMLLNISLATIFVGASYLVLRRAHRSPWGRVLRTIRSDEDLARALGKNTYSFKMQSFVLGSVIMALAGVFYAHLNLFVSPGDLNPITTFYVWVAVILGGSGSNRGALFGGIVVVTIREGTRFLNEFAWIPFDTAPLRLLMIGVLIVLVMKFRPQGILPPQRELIWPDAIAGSETKPERHTNQQTGGDSNE from the coding sequence ATGTCGCTCCGTGAAGATGCGGTCGACTACTGGAGCGATCTCACGCGAGCCGAGCAGGGCGTCTCCGGGAGTATCGCCCTGTTCGCGGCTGTCCTGCTCGTTGGCCTCGTCACTGGCGGTCTCAACCCGACGTACTTCCTGTTCCTCGTCGGGCTGGCCGGGATGTACGCCCTCATGTCGCTGGGACTCAACTCCCAGTGGGGCTTTAGCGGCCTGATCAATTTCAGCGTGGCCGCCTTCTTCGGCATCGGTGCCTACGGGGCTGCGCTGATGACGTCGGATTCGTCGCCGATCCTCGGCGGCTTCGATCCGATCTTGGGGCTCGTGGTCGCCCTGTCGGTTGCAGCCGTGATGGCGGTGTTGATCGGTATACCGACACTCCGACTGCGGGCCGACTACCTCGCGATTGCGTCGCTGGGACTGGCCGAGGTCGTTCGTCTCTTGGTGCTCAACGAGCGCCAGTGGACCAACGGCAGTGGCGGTGTGCGTGGCATCCCACGGTTCTTCGAGAACTGGCCGATTCTGTCGACGTTCCCCGAGGCGATGCCGGTGATCGAGATCGCGGTTCCGAGAATCGGATTCAGTATTCCGGGGCTCTTCGGTATCATACCGGGACTCGATGTCGTCATTCTGTCGGGGTCGCTGATCGTGCTCGATTCTCCGTTCTACCAGATGCTGCTCAACATCTCCCTTGCGACGATCTTCGTGGGGGCCAGCTACCTCGTCTTGCGCCGGGCCCACCGCTCTCCGTGGGGCCGTGTGCTGCGAACGATCCGGTCCGACGAGGATCTCGCCAGAGCGCTTGGGAAAAACACCTACTCGTTCAAGATGCAGTCGTTCGTCCTCGGCAGCGTCATCATGGCGCTGGCAGGCGTCTTTTACGCGCATCTCAACCTCTTCGTGAGCCCCGGCGACCTCAACCCCATTACGACCTTTTATGTCTGGGTTGCGGTCATCCTCGGCGGCAGCGGCTCGAACCGCGGGGCGCTGTTCGGCGGGATCGTCGTGGTGACGATCCGGGAAGGAACGCGCTTCCTCAACGAATTCGCGTGGATTCCGTTCGATACCGCGCCGCTCCGATTGCTCATGATCGGCGTGTTGATCGTCCTCGTCATGAAGTTCCGCCCGCAGGGGATCTTGCCACCGCAGCGAGAACTCATCTGGCCGGATGCCATCGCGGGTTCGGAGACGAAACCAGAGCGCCACACGAATCAGCAGACTGGCGGTGACTCCAATGAGTGA
- the fer gene encoding ferredoxin Fer encodes MASPAEILRVDPDADDEEIKQAYRDRVKETHPDLGGSEEAFKRVERAYQALTETGADDPLEDDDFIGATVQPEPEEEPATVDYLNYDVLKDYGWELDDDDLFEKAARVDLDEVDFGRFEVEDDETLLEAAERSGHAWPFACRGGACANCAVALLEGELSQLVDHILSEDLLEQGIRLSCNGRPTTDELKVVYNIKHRPDLDDLRLPPDRFEKAQADD; translated from the coding sequence ATGGCGTCTCCAGCAGAGATCCTCCGCGTCGACCCGGATGCAGACGACGAGGAGATCAAACAGGCCTACCGAGACCGAGTCAAAGAGACACATCCGGATCTCGGCGGCTCCGAAGAGGCATTCAAACGCGTCGAACGAGCCTATCAAGCTCTCACCGAGACGGGAGCCGACGACCCTCTCGAAGACGACGATTTCATCGGCGCGACTGTCCAGCCCGAACCCGAAGAGGAGCCAGCCACAGTCGACTATCTCAACTATGATGTCCTCAAAGACTACGGCTGGGAACTCGATGACGACGACCTCTTCGAGAAGGCCGCGAGGGTAGATCTCGATGAAGTCGACTTCGGTCGCTTCGAGGTCGAAGACGACGAAACGCTGCTGGAGGCCGCCGAGCGAAGCGGTCACGCTTGGCCCTTTGCCTGCCGCGGCGGGGCGTGTGCAAACTGCGCGGTCGCGCTGCTTGAAGGCGAACTCTCGCAGTTGGTCGACCACATTCTCTCCGAGGACCTGCTTGAGCAGGGCATCCGGCTCTCGTGTAATGGTCGACCGACGACTGACGAACTGAAAGTCGTCTACAACATCAAACACCGTCCTGACCTCGACGACCTCCGACTGCCGCCGGACCGCTTCGAGAAGGCCCAAGCCGACGACTGA
- a CDS encoding universal stress protein — protein sequence MYRVLVPVDDNEDRARRQASFVAGLPNADEAVEAYLLFVFTDGAGATEMPTELQRFNSAERVASVRRAEECLEDAGVDYQLLEDSGEVADDIIQDAEDLDVDLIVLGGSKRSPAGKLLFGSVTQEVLLNTDRPATVTGGGG from the coding sequence ATGTACCGCGTACTTGTTCCGGTCGACGACAATGAAGATCGCGCTCGCAGACAGGCATCGTTCGTTGCCGGCCTTCCGAACGCTGACGAGGCGGTCGAAGCATACCTCCTGTTCGTCTTTACCGATGGGGCAGGTGCGACGGAGATGCCCACAGAGTTGCAGCGATTCAACTCCGCCGAGCGCGTCGCGTCGGTCCGCCGCGCGGAGGAATGCCTCGAAGACGCCGGTGTCGACTACCAGCTCCTCGAAGACAGTGGCGAGGTAGCCGACGACATTATTCAGGACGCGGAGGACCTCGATGTCGACCTCATCGTCCTCGGGGGAAGCAAACGCTCGCCCGCCGGCAAGCTGCTGTTCGGCTCGGTCACACAGGAAGTCCTCCTCAACACCGACCGCCCCGCCACAGTCACCGGCGGCGGGGGCTAG
- a CDS encoding DMT family transporter produces the protein MSRQSPVALAPLLAAVLWGGMYIVSKWGFDAIPPVTLAFLRVALGAATLLGVVRVVYPSREFSRQDWTGFGFLGVWVAVTMVTQFIGTDLTTASEGALITVLTPIFTLVFGVIILDEALTRRNIAGMGLAVCGTGLVLAGQYELASIGLGSLFGVLLLVVASAGWAAYTVWGKPLIRRYSALETATYSTVLAVPLIGLLVPIELAVSDVALSTIPVTLSVVAAVVYLGVLSTAVAWYCWYKGLEELDAGTVAVYFFAQPVVGAALGALLLGESVGPEFVAGGVLLAVGIYLVSTARTE, from the coding sequence ATGAGTCGACAGTCACCTGTTGCACTGGCACCGCTCCTAGCAGCCGTGCTCTGGGGCGGGATGTACATCGTCAGCAAGTGGGGATTCGACGCGATACCACCAGTGACGCTCGCGTTTCTCCGCGTCGCGCTCGGTGCGGCAACGCTTCTCGGCGTGGTTCGAGTCGTCTACCCGTCACGAGAATTTTCGCGTCAGGATTGGACCGGATTCGGGTTTCTCGGTGTCTGGGTCGCTGTAACGATGGTGACGCAGTTCATCGGGACGGATCTGACCACTGCAAGCGAAGGGGCCCTCATCACCGTCCTGACACCGATTTTCACGCTCGTGTTTGGGGTCATAATTCTCGACGAGGCCCTCACGCGGCGGAATATCGCCGGCATGGGGCTTGCGGTCTGTGGAACTGGGCTCGTTCTCGCTGGCCAATACGAACTGGCGTCGATTGGTCTCGGGAGCCTCTTTGGTGTCCTTTTGCTCGTGGTCGCGAGTGCCGGCTGGGCCGCCTACACCGTCTGGGGTAAGCCACTGATTCGGCGGTATTCGGCGCTCGAAACGGCAACCTACTCGACGGTGCTGGCTGTGCCACTGATCGGACTCCTCGTGCCGATTGAACTGGCCGTCTCCGATGTCGCGCTGTCGACGATCCCAGTCACACTCTCAGTTGTGGCCGCAGTCGTCTATCTCGGCGTGTTGAGCACGGCTGTCGCGTGGTACTGCTGGTACAAGGGACTCGAAGAACTCGATGCCGGAACGGTTGCGGTCTACTTCTTTGCCCAGCCCGTCGTCGGCGCTGCGCTTGGGGCGCTGCTACTCGGTGAGTCTGTGGGTCCAGAATTCGTCGCTGGTGGTGTGTTATTGGCGGTCGGAATCTATCTTGTAAGTACGGCTCGCACTGAATGA
- a CDS encoding branched-chain amino acid ABC transporter permease, whose translation MSVLELVANGLIFSSILVLGSIGLSLIYSIANFANFAHGDTMTVGAYSALVTFGAVGGLGGSVLGLPYGFFVALLVGAAMAAVVAVVTEKVVYESLDIGSIGLLITSIGIAFIYRSVIQIGFGADFTRFDIVALRPIEWLVPYGIRVTQHDVAIVISAAILVGGLHVLLQYTDLGRKMRAMADNPDLARISGIRTKRITLVTWVIGAGLAGAGGVFLGLFNQLAPRMGFNLLLLIFAAVILGGIGSIYGAMLGGFLIGMISQLTPVLEMVGIPIGIEYANAIAFVIMVVVLLVRPTGIAGEAT comes from the coding sequence ATGTCCGTCCTCGAACTCGTCGCAAACGGGCTGATCTTCAGCAGCATCCTCGTCCTCGGGAGTATCGGGCTGTCGTTGATCTACAGCATTGCGAACTTCGCGAACTTCGCACACGGCGATACGATGACGGTCGGGGCGTACTCGGCACTGGTGACGTTCGGCGCGGTTGGCGGACTCGGTGGCTCGGTGTTAGGACTCCCGTACGGCTTTTTTGTAGCGCTGCTCGTCGGAGCCGCAATGGCAGCGGTCGTCGCCGTCGTTACTGAGAAGGTCGTCTACGAGTCCCTCGATATCGGCTCGATTGGCCTCCTCATTACGTCGATTGGCATTGCGTTCATCTATCGCAGCGTTATCCAGATCGGCTTCGGAGCCGACTTTACGCGGTTCGATATCGTGGCGCTTCGACCGATAGAGTGGCTGGTTCCGTACGGGATTCGGGTCACCCAACACGATGTCGCCATCGTGATTTCGGCGGCCATCCTCGTCGGTGGACTCCACGTCCTGTTGCAGTACACTGATTTGGGGCGAAAAATGCGCGCGATGGCCGACAACCCGGATCTCGCCCGTATCAGCGGCATTCGAACCAAACGCATCACGCTCGTGACGTGGGTGATCGGGGCCGGACTCGCCGGCGCTGGTGGGGTCTTCCTCGGGCTGTTCAACCAGCTCGCACCGCGAATGGGGTTCAATTTGCTGTTGCTGATCTTCGCGGCAGTCATCCTCGGCGGCATCGGCTCGATCTACGGGGCGATGCTCGGCGGCTTTTTGATAGGTATGATTAGTCAACTCACGCCAGTTCTGGAAATGGTCGGTATCCCGATTGGTATCGAGTACGCGAACGCCATCGCCTTCGTGATCATGGTGGTCGTCCTGCTCGTGCGTCCAACCGGTATCGCAGGGGAGGCGACCTGA
- a CDS encoding type 1 glutamine amidotransferase — MERLRFGLLQAAHDDPNTTRNFRRELDADLVEFDVNNGNLPPTTEFDALVVTGSRASVYWDKDWIGPLVDYVGRAAADGVPILGICYGHQVVAEALGGRVSGMDDFELGYNEIEQVDDDPLFAGMGEAFTVFTSHGDSVIELPPGAELIARNEYGVHGFRRDHCWGVQFHPEYDIETAREIAESKRERLGDEQVDRVLSEISSEQYDAACEAKQLFENFAAYARKQAAEGDELEATA, encoded by the coding sequence ATGGAACGGCTACGGTTTGGGCTTCTGCAGGCGGCTCACGACGACCCCAACACGACACGGAACTTCAGACGCGAACTCGATGCCGACCTCGTCGAGTTCGACGTGAACAACGGCAACCTCCCGCCGACCACCGAGTTCGACGCATTGGTCGTCACCGGCTCGCGGGCCTCGGTTTACTGGGACAAAGACTGGATCGGCCCGCTTGTCGACTACGTGGGTCGGGCCGCCGCCGATGGCGTCCCGATCCTCGGCATCTGTTATGGCCACCAGGTGGTGGCCGAAGCCCTCGGTGGTCGGGTCTCTGGGATGGACGACTTCGAACTCGGCTACAACGAAATCGAACAGGTCGACGACGACCCTCTCTTTGCGGGCATGGGCGAGGCATTCACCGTCTTCACTAGCCACGGCGATTCGGTCATCGAACTCCCACCGGGTGCGGAACTGATCGCTCGCAACGAGTACGGTGTCCACGGCTTCCGCCGGGACCACTGTTGGGGCGTGCAGTTCCATCCGGAGTACGACATCGAAACCGCCCGCGAAATCGCTGAAAGCAAACGGGAGCGATTGGGCGACGAGCAGGTCGACCGTGTGCTCAGCGAGATCTCATCTGAACAGTACGACGCCGCCTGCGAAGCCAAACAGCTCTTCGAGAACTTTGCGGCCTACGCCCGAAAGCAGGCCGCCGAGGGCGACGAACTCGAAGCCACGGCCTGA
- a CDS encoding ABC transporter ATP-binding protein translates to MSDPVLALDHVDSGYGEAQVLDDLTLQLNRGEIVCLVGPNGAGKSTVLKTAFGMLTPWEGTVQYHGQNIGGMAPEEIVREGIGFVPQTDNVFGSLNIDENLRMGGVARTDDRLGEVIDELYERFPLLDEKRSAKAKTLSGGQRQVLAFARALVMEPDVLLIDEPSAGLAPNTADDVFADVQAVNEMDTSILMVEQNATKGLNISDRGYVLDQGTVAYADDASGLLDNPEVSKLYLGG, encoded by the coding sequence ATGAGCGACCCCGTCCTTGCGTTGGACCACGTCGACAGCGGCTACGGCGAAGCGCAGGTGCTCGATGATCTTACACTCCAACTCAACCGGGGCGAGATCGTCTGTCTGGTCGGTCCGAACGGGGCCGGGAAGTCGACCGTCCTCAAAACCGCCTTCGGGATGCTGACGCCGTGGGAGGGCACCGTCCAGTACCACGGCCAAAACATCGGTGGGATGGCACCCGAGGAGATCGTCCGCGAGGGGATCGGCTTCGTGCCACAGACCGACAACGTGTTTGGCTCGCTGAACATCGACGAGAACCTCCGTATGGGTGGCGTCGCTCGCACCGACGACCGTCTGGGTGAGGTGATCGACGAACTCTACGAGCGGTTCCCGCTGCTCGACGAGAAGCGGTCGGCCAAGGCCAAGACGCTCTCGGGCGGCCAGCGCCAAGTGTTGGCCTTTGCCCGCGCACTCGTAATGGAGCCGGATGTACTCTTGATCGACGAGCCATCGGCCGGACTTGCACCGAACACGGCTGATGACGTATTTGCGGACGTGCAGGCAGTCAACGAGATGGACACCTCGATTCTCATGGTCGAACAGAACGCCACGAAGGGGCTGAACATCTCCGACCGTGGCTACGTCCTGGATCAGGGGACAGTCGCCTACGCGGATGACGCCAGTGGTCTGCTCGACAACCCCGAAGTCTCGAAGCTGTATCTCGGTGGGTAG